Proteins from a genomic interval of Clostridium scatologenes:
- a CDS encoding PolC-type DNA polymerase III encodes MNNTVLDTLELTRWLFPNLKSYKLNIIANYLNINQQKHHRAIDDAYVTLKILMKCFQLLKEKNIYNLQKINETSTNSSKSLRGKCYHTIILVKNQTGLKNLYRLVSDSHIKYFYRTPRIPKSILNKFRDGLLLGTGCAAGEVYNSLLFNNEISNIKEIASFYDYLEIQPLSNNIFLIDSNKVKNENELIELNKKIVQIGDELGKPVVATGDVHFVDPKDKIYREIISFDKDYKYINDQSNLYFRTTNEMLDEFRYLGNKKAYEVVINNSNLIADCIDDNITPIPKGTFSPNIENSEKELKLLTVNQAKKIYGNNLPDIVEQRLENELNAIIKNGFSVMYIIAQRLVSKSLHDGYIVGSRGSVGSSLVAAMCNITEVNPLPPHYICPKCKFSEFITNGTVSSGFDLPDKLCPNCSTPMKKDGHNIPFETFLGFDGTKSPDIDLNFSGEYQPIAHKYTEEIFGEFHTFRAGTIASIGEKVAFNLVLNYLQNKKMKVSKCEINRLAKGCESIKRTTGQHPGGIIVIPKEYEVYDFTPIQRPANKQSSNIITTHFDFNSLHDTLLKLDILGHDDPTMIKMLEDITGKKVNDIVIPDSNVMKLFKSTEVLNVNPEAIDCNLGTLGIPELGTEFARTMIKETTPQSFFDLIQLMGLSHGKGVWLGNAQSLIKNKVCDIRQVIGTRDSIMITLKIKVCPMK; translated from the coding sequence ATAAATAATACTGTTCTAGATACTTTAGAGTTGACGCGTTGGCTATTTCCTAATTTAAAAAGTTATAAATTAAATATTATTGCAAATTACTTGAATATAAATCAGCAGAAACATCATAGAGCTATTGATGATGCATATGTTACTTTAAAAATTCTTATGAAATGCTTTCAATTGTTAAAAGAAAAAAACATTTATAATTTACAAAAAATAAATGAAACAAGCACTAATTCATCTAAAAGTTTAAGAGGTAAATGTTATCATACAATTATTTTAGTAAAAAATCAAACTGGATTAAAAAATCTTTATCGTTTAGTTTCAGATTCTCATATTAAATACTTTTATAGAACACCAAGGATACCTAAAAGCATTCTAAATAAATTTAGAGATGGTTTGCTTCTGGGGACTGGTTGTGCAGCAGGTGAAGTCTATAATTCTCTTTTGTTTAATAATGAAATTTCAAACATAAAAGAGATAGCTAGCTTCTATGACTATTTAGAAATTCAACCATTAAGTAATAATATTTTTCTAATTGACTCTAATAAAGTGAAAAATGAAAATGAATTAATTGAATTGAATAAAAAAATAGTACAAATAGGAGATGAGTTAGGCAAACCTGTAGTAGCTACTGGAGATGTTCATTTTGTTGATCCGAAAGATAAAATATATAGAGAAATTATTTCATTTGATAAAGATTACAAATACATCAATGATCAATCTAATCTTTATTTTAGAACAACTAATGAAATGCTTGATGAATTTAGATATTTAGGAAATAAAAAAGCATATGAAGTAGTTATAAATAACAGTAACCTAATTGCAGATTGTATTGACGATAATATTACTCCCATACCTAAAGGAACTTTTTCACCTAACATTGAAAATTCAGAAAAGGAACTTAAGCTTTTAACAGTAAATCAAGCAAAAAAAATATATGGAAATAACTTACCTGATATTGTAGAGCAAAGGCTAGAAAATGAGCTGAATGCAATTATTAAAAATGGATTCTCAGTAATGTATATTATAGCACAACGATTAGTTTCTAAGTCATTACATGATGGATATATTGTTGGATCAAGAGGATCTGTAGGATCCTCATTAGTTGCGGCTATGTGTAATATAACAGAAGTAAATCCGTTACCGCCTCATTATATATGTCCTAAGTGCAAATTTTCTGAATTTATTACAAATGGTACAGTTAGTTCTGGATTTGATTTGCCTGATAAATTATGTCCAAATTGTAGTACTCCAATGAAAAAGGATGGACATAATATCCCTTTTGAAACTTTTCTAGGTTTTGATGGTACTAAATCTCCTGACATAGATTTAAATTTTTCTGGTGAATATCAACCTATAGCACATAAATATACAGAAGAGATTTTTGGAGAATTTCATACTTTTAGAGCTGGTACTATAGCATCAATAGGTGAAAAAGTAGCATTTAACCTTGTATTAAATTATTTGCAAAATAAAAAGATGAAAGTATCTAAGTGTGAAATAAATAGATTAGCCAAGGGATGTGAAAGCATTAAAAGGACTACAGGACAACACCCAGGAGGAATAATTGTGATTCCTAAAGAATATGAAGTGTATGATTTTACGCCTATACAAAGACCTGCAAATAAACAGAGTTCTAATATTATTACTACTCATTTTGATTTTAATTCACTGCATGATACATTATTGAAATTAGATATTTTAGGTCATGACGATCCTACAATGATTAAAATGCTAGAAGACATTACTGGGAAAAAAGTTAATGATATTGTAATACCAGATTCTAATGTGATGAAACTTTTTAAGAGTACAGAGGTTTTAAATGTGAATCCTGAGGCTATAGATTGTAATTTAGGAACATTAGGAATTCCAGAATTAGGGACAGAATTTGCAAGGACTATGATTAAAGAAACTACTCCTCAAAGTTTTTTTGATTTAATTCAATTAATGGGATTATCTCATGGTAAAGGAGTATGGTTAGGAAATGCTCAAAGCTTAATTAAAAATAAAGTATGTGATATTAGGCAAGTTATAGGAACTAGAGATAGTATTATGATAACTTTAAAGATAAAGGTATGCCCAATGAAATAG
- a CDS encoding helix-hairpin-helix domain-containing protein translates to MPNEIAFKIMEDVRKGKGLREEYEKIMKKFNVPSWYIESCKKINYMFPKAHAVAYAISALRIGWFKVYHPLAFYSAYFTIRANDFNTDLLYLKVEQIKLLMKEIKEKRYDNNSKAKDKYNIFQILLEMHARNLNFLPISIYKSDYKKFIVENGAIRPALNYIKGLGTEVAINIVNERKSGKFVSLEDFKSRTRINKSTIEYLQKSGIVEDLPKSNQITFFNLFDNK, encoded by the coding sequence ATGCCCAATGAAATAGCATTTAAGATTATGGAAGATGTACGAAAAGGTAAAGGATTAAGAGAAGAATATGAAAAAATAATGAAAAAATTTAATGTACCATCATGGTATATTGAATCTTGTAAAAAAATAAATTACATGTTTCCTAAAGCTCACGCTGTTGCATATGCTATCTCTGCATTAAGAATTGGATGGTTCAAAGTTTATCATCCGTTAGCGTTTTATTCTGCATATTTCACTATACGTGCAAATGATTTTAATACAGATTTATTATACTTAAAAGTGGAACAAATAAAATTACTTATGAAAGAAATAAAAGAAAAAAGATATGATAATAATTCTAAAGCTAAAGATAAATACAATATTTTTCAAATACTATTAGAAATGCATGCAAGAAATTTAAATTTTTTACCTATAAGTATATATAAATCGGATTATAAAAAATTTATAGTAGAAAATGGTGCAATTAGACCTGCATTAAATTATATAAAAGGTCTTGGAACAGAGGTCGCAATAAATATTGTAAATGAACGTAAAAGTGGCAAGTTTGTATCATTAGAAGATTTTAAAAGTAGAACTAGAATAAATAAATCCACTATTGAATATTTGCAAAAAAGCGGTATTGTGGAAGACTTACCTAAAAGCAATCAAATAACATTTTTTAATTTATTTGATAATAAATAG
- a CDS encoding ABC transporter ATP-binding protein: protein MRKYKSLIKLVPYMKNYKMLIILGTLGLIASSLIYAPIPYLIGYIIDKVLLKNKNYYQLYYFIFILALLYILRYTVSLVSKALFIKFQNFLINNIRLELIDKILELPMSFLSNQEKGYILGRVSESGNIGTLFSPQFITIFLCIFDFILALFMMLSLSVKLTFIVCITIPIYFFTVKNSSNNFHKITKAAFENKAVLDASTFEILNGIEEIKILNGKSTQLGRYKTNLHNLIDSSIKQNKYIMFFTENISLVDDLSTVFILLISGIMILNGHLTIGTYTAFTNYMIQIFGTTRSFTGLGVMLEPICISIDRVQEIMDLDSEDSCRNEDLTEEILSIRFEELSFKYNKNTQNIINNLNFEINKGDRVLLSGDNGTGKSTLIKIILGLYFPDKGKLLINNRNSFGISTKSIRKRIGIVSQNVFLFKGSVLENILYAQNDKNRQDVVNLISKYNLEKYINNFENKLDTIITQNGSGVSGGQAQLIAFLRAILTKKDVIILDEGTSNLDSDTKKVILNVLEESNFYNILIIISHQKESFHFNKFINLNQYKENS from the coding sequence TTGCGTAAATATAAGAGTTTAATAAAGTTAGTACCTTATATGAAAAATTATAAAATGTTAATTATATTAGGAACATTGGGATTAATTGCCAGCTCACTTATATATGCACCTATTCCTTATTTAATTGGATATATAATAGATAAAGTTTTATTAAAAAATAAAAATTACTATCAACTGTATTATTTTATTTTTATACTAGCTTTACTTTATATATTAAGGTATACTGTATCGTTAGTGTCAAAAGCTTTGTTCATAAAATTTCAAAATTTTCTAATAAATAACATTAGATTAGAACTTATAGATAAGATATTAGAGCTTCCTATGAGCTTCTTGTCAAATCAGGAAAAGGGATATATTCTTGGAAGAGTTTCTGAAAGTGGGAATATTGGCACTTTATTTAGTCCTCAATTTATAACCATTTTTTTGTGTATCTTTGATTTCATACTTGCGTTATTTATGATGCTTTCTTTAAGTGTTAAGCTTACTTTTATAGTATGTATTACAATTCCAATATACTTTTTTACAGTGAAAAATTCATCAAATAATTTTCACAAAATTACTAAAGCGGCATTTGAAAATAAAGCAGTTCTGGATGCATCAACTTTTGAAATATTAAATGGTATAGAGGAGATAAAAATACTAAATGGTAAATCAACTCAATTAGGTAGGTATAAAACAAATCTTCATAATCTTATAGATAGTTCGATAAAACAAAATAAATACATAATGTTTTTTACAGAAAATATATCATTAGTAGATGACTTATCCACAGTTTTTATATTATTAATTTCAGGAATAATGATATTAAATGGCCATTTAACTATTGGTACATATACTGCTTTTACTAATTATATGATACAAATATTTGGTACTACTCGATCATTTACAGGTTTAGGGGTTATGTTAGAACCAATATGCATTAGTATTGATAGAGTTCAAGAAATTATGGATTTAGATAGTGAAGATTCTTGTAGAAATGAAGATCTGACTGAAGAAATTTTATCTATTAGATTTGAAGAATTAAGCTTTAAGTACAATAAAAATACTCAAAATATTATTAATAACTTAAATTTTGAAATAAATAAAGGAGATAGAGTATTACTAAGTGGTGATAATGGTACTGGAAAATCTACTCTTATTAAAATTATTTTAGGGTTATACTTTCCTGATAAAGGGAAACTATTAATAAATAATAGAAATTCTTTTGGTATTAGTACAAAGAGTATAAGAAAAAGAATTGGCATTGTATCTCAAAATGTATTCTTATTTAAGGGGAGTGTACTAGAAAATATATTATATGCTCAAAATGATAAAAATAGACAAGATGTAGTAAATTTAATTTCTAAGTATAATCTTGAAAAATATATTAATAACTTTGAAAATAAATTAGATACAATAATTACCCAAAATGGCTCTGGAGTATCTGGTGGACAAGCACAACTTATTGCATTTTTAAGAGCCATTCTTACCAAAAAGGATGTTATAATATTAGATGAAGGTACTTCAAATTTAGATAGTGACACTAAAAAAGTTATTCTTAATGTATTAGAAGAATCAAATTTCTATAATATTTTAATTATTATTTCACATCAAAAAGAGAGTTTTCATTTTAATAAATTTATAAATTTAAATCAGTATAAAGAGAATAGCTAA
- a CDS encoding JAB domain-containing protein encodes MSKLIYCTDKKIESCKKNSKNAHAKRINIVSIKMVKEGSVLYNIRKISSPSDAINLGSRFLQYADREELIACCMDTKNQPISISVVSIGSLNSSLVHPREVFKVAILSNAASIIISHNHPSGDPSPSTEDIKRN; translated from the coding sequence ATGTCAAAATTAATTTATTGTACAGATAAAAAAATAGAATCATGTAAAAAAAATAGCAAGAATGCTCACGCTAAAAGGATAAATATAGTATCTATTAAAATGGTTAAAGAAGGAAGTGTGTTATATAATATAAGAAAAATAAGCTCTCCATCAGATGCTATAAATTTAGGAAGTAGATTTCTTCAATATGCTGATAGAGAAGAATTAATTGCCTGTTGCATGGATACGAAAAATCAACCCATATCAATAAGTGTAGTAAGCATTGGATCATTAAATAGTTCTTTAGTGCATCCAAGAGAAGTATTTAAGGTAGCAATATTATCCAATGCTGCAAGTATAATAATTTCTCATAATCATCCTTCTGGAGACCCATCTCCATCTACAGAAGATATTAAACGTAACTAA
- a CDS encoding IS701 family transposase, translated as MPSNNIVSINDELYNYLNDVNYGMSKPQFNHLTTIVNGLINLPGTKTLSKIAKCMLSSKDKSCIYRFLNHSKWDDSLLNANRLSYLNFFFKHNIKPKSVGFLVIDDTVNSKKSAKKMQGLSYNYSHTEGKNIWSHCVVTSNFVVDNKSIPLQYEPYYKKELCEELNKEFKSKIDIARDFINSFVTPSNCEKIYCLMDSWYTNNKLIESSLANGYHLIGAIKSNRKISPLGISLQLSEFENYIDPNTLDTVTVDGKNYKVYTYEGNVAKFPYAKVLICYEVKEDGFKAPLYLMSTDNLLDAQTIIKYYSYRWNIETSYKYFKSNLAFDKYRVRSSLSIERYFLIVFLAYNFLELFRFNCRNQGLETIGKVQEHLNCLTAKALVYFIYGNLKQNVALEDIFVKLKIA; from the coding sequence ATGCCAAGTAATAATATTGTATCCATTAATGATGAACTTTACAACTACTTAAATGATGTAAACTATGGAATGTCTAAGCCACAGTTTAATCATTTAACCACTATTGTAAATGGATTGATAAATTTGCCTGGCACTAAAACTTTATCCAAAATTGCAAAATGTATGCTGTCTTCAAAGGATAAAAGCTGTATTTATAGATTTTTAAATCATTCAAAATGGGACGATAGTCTTCTAAATGCTAATAGACTTAGTTATTTAAACTTTTTCTTTAAGCATAATATTAAACCTAAATCCGTAGGATTTTTAGTTATAGATGATACTGTGAATTCTAAGAAATCAGCAAAGAAAATGCAAGGACTATCATATAACTATTCCCATACTGAAGGTAAAAATATCTGGTCACATTGTGTGGTTACTTCGAATTTTGTTGTAGACAATAAATCTATTCCTTTACAATATGAACCTTATTATAAAAAGGAACTTTGTGAGGAATTAAACAAAGAATTTAAATCAAAAATTGATATTGCAAGAGATTTTATAAATTCTTTTGTAACTCCATCTAATTGTGAAAAAATATATTGTCTTATGGATTCTTGGTATACCAATAATAAATTAATAGAAAGTTCTTTAGCAAATGGGTATCACCTTATAGGAGCAATTAAATCTAACAGAAAAATATCTCCATTAGGAATTTCATTACAACTATCAGAATTTGAGAACTATATTGATCCTAATACCTTAGACACCGTTACAGTCGATGGTAAGAATTATAAAGTATACACTTATGAGGGTAATGTTGCAAAGTTCCCTTACGCTAAAGTGCTTATTTGTTATGAAGTTAAAGAAGATGGATTCAAAGCCCCATTATACCTAATGTCTACCGACAATTTATTAGATGCACAAACTATAATTAAATACTACTCTTATAGATGGAATATAGAAACTTCATATAAGTATTTTAAAAGTAATTTAGCTTTTGATAAATACAGAGTTCGAAGTAGTTTATCTATAGAACGATATTTTCTTATAGTATTTTTGGCTTATAACTTTCTAGAATTATTTAGATTTAATTGTAGAAATCAAGGATTAGAGACTATAGGTAAAGTCCAAGAACATTTAAACTGCCTAACGGCAAAAGCACTTGTGTACTTTATATATGGAAATTTAAAACAAAATGTTGCATTAGAAGACATTTTCGTGAAACTAAAAATAGCTTAA
- a CDS encoding ABC transporter ATP-binding protein — translation MKVIEKVLELKNISKKRGKTQVLTDVNFSINKGEICGFVGRNGAGKTTLIKIITSMLFPDEGEVIICGKNLKNEREEALKNVVSVVETPEMYGYMTGRQNLNYIASVLENVTKDEIENAIKFSNLGSKIDEKVKKYSLGMKQRLGLAQAIMGNVSLLILDEPTNGLDPMGVFELKNTLNTLAKEKGVSIFISSHILSEIENICTRVVFIDDGKIISIQQIVDKEKVSTEKNMFIKTNLPEKASEIIKKIPYVKLLKVENDGISILINSELHDIFDMLKNLHEDGIKVEGYFEVKQNLEDKFVKMMGEVSNE, via the coding sequence ATGAAAGTGATAGAAAAGGTTTTAGAATTAAAAAATATTTCTAAAAAGAGAGGAAAAACACAGGTATTAACTGATGTTAATTTTTCTATAAATAAAGGTGAGATATGTGGTTTTGTAGGAAGAAACGGGGCTGGAAAGACTACTTTGATTAAAATTATAACAAGTATGTTATTTCCTGATGAAGGTGAAGTCATAATATGCGGAAAGAATCTTAAAAATGAAAGAGAAGAAGCTTTAAAAAATGTTGTATCAGTAGTAGAAACACCAGAGATGTATGGATATATGACAGGAAGGCAAAATTTAAATTATATAGCTAGTGTATTGGAAAACGTGACAAAAGATGAAATAGAAAATGCTATAAAATTTTCTAATTTAGGCAGTAAAATTGATGAAAAAGTTAAGAAATATTCTTTGGGTATGAAACAAAGATTAGGGCTGGCACAAGCAATTATGGGAAACGTATCCTTACTAATACTAGATGAGCCTACAAATGGATTAGATCCTATGGGAGTTTTTGAGCTTAAAAACACTTTAAATACTTTAGCTAAAGAAAAAGGAGTAAGTATTTTCATATCTTCTCATATTTTAAGTGAAATAGAAAATATATGTACAAGAGTCGTGTTTATAGATGATGGAAAAATTATTAGTATTCAGCAAATAGTTGATAAAGAAAAAGTTAGTACTGAAAAAAATATGTTTATAAAAACTAATTTGCCTGAAAAAGCATCAGAAATTATTAAAAAGATACCTTATGTAAAGCTATTAAAAGTAGAAAATGATGGTATTTCGATTTTAATAAATAGTGAGTTACATGATATTTTTGATATGTTAAAAAATTTACATGAGGATGGAATAAAGGTAGAAGGTTACTTTGAAGTGAAACAAAATTTAGAAGATAAATTTGTAAAGATGATGGGGGAAGTTAGTAATGAGTAA
- a CDS encoding response regulator transcription factor, with product MKENILIVDDDREIREMLVNYFSKEGYAVEQACNGEEGLKILKTKSISLILLDVMMPKMDGYTMLLKLRESSNIPVILLTAKGQQMDKIKGFINGCDDYIVKPFDFTELSLRVMSILKRTKSNNNSCQDIIKVKDIEINTLEYAVKKDNLEIILTPKEYEILYTLAINKERVYSTKMLYELLWKDTFMQNDNTVTMHIKNLREKLGDSVKQGKYIKTIWGVGYKIEKDL from the coding sequence GTGAAAGAAAATATATTGATAGTAGATGATGATAGAGAAATAAGAGAAATGCTTGTAAATTATTTTAGTAAAGAAGGTTATGCGGTAGAACAAGCTTGTAATGGAGAGGAAGGACTAAAAATTTTAAAGACAAAGTCCATTTCTTTAATACTTTTAGATGTTATGATGCCTAAAATGGATGGGTATACTATGCTGCTTAAGCTTAGAGAATCATCCAATATACCTGTTATTCTGCTTACTGCAAAGGGTCAACAAATGGACAAAATAAAAGGATTTATAAATGGTTGTGATGATTATATAGTAAAGCCTTTTGATTTTACAGAACTTTCATTGAGAGTCATGTCTATATTAAAAAGAACTAAGAGTAATAACAATTCATGTCAGGATATAATAAAGGTTAAAGATATAGAAATAAATACTTTAGAATATGCAGTTAAAAAAGACAATTTGGAAATAATATTAACTCCCAAAGAATATGAAATTCTATATACACTAGCAATTAATAAGGAAAGAGTATATTCTACTAAAATGCTTTATGAACTTTTATGGAAGGATACCTTTATGCAAAATGATAATACTGTAACTATGCATATTAAAAATTTGAGAGAAAAGCTAGGAGACAGCGTTAAGCAAGGGAAATATATAAAAACTATTTGGGGAGTTGGATATAAGATTGAAAAGGATCTTTAA
- a CDS encoding sensor histidine kinase, with translation MKRIFKLRSELVFSAAISAIIAIIFAIILKEFILGSFLNNSKNTTEYVHDDVIAAIEYQLKNMNINDSNKVQKYMDKENSMLYLISIVHKDGKVIASNNKEIKSIDANEVVDGKKTFKFLNDNRKNLVKITRCDYLKDGCYLYYIYVGYGKLENENIVGIMTGIIFIIIFFLIIWKRISYISEIKSTVRSIAKGNLYERVPLKYKNELRELSEDINYMTSEMEKEDKKRSEFLTNISHDLRTPLTTILGYINMIKNGKYVSKDELNSYVDIMNKKSLYLKNILDDFFQYSKLSSKDIVLEKQKIELNELARQIVQEEEDEFIKNNLTLSINLMQEFIYIYVDPNLFLRAVNNLLSNALKYSKHNTSVEFNISKEKYNNKFYAIISASNIPEEPITDDEIENFFERLYKKDLSRQKEGSGLGLSIVKDIIKLHSGFVKTYKENNRLFFKIYMDIKF, from the coding sequence TTGAAAAGGATCTTTAAACTTAGAAGTGAATTAGTTTTTTCAGCAGCTATTTCAGCCATTATAGCTATTATATTTGCAATTATTTTGAAAGAATTTATTTTAGGTTCCTTTTTAAATAATTCTAAAAATACTACAGAATATGTACATGATGATGTGATTGCTGCAATTGAGTATCAATTAAAAAACATGAATATTAATGATTCTAATAAAGTACAGAAATACATGGATAAAGAAAATAGCATGTTATACCTTATTTCTATAGTACATAAAGATGGAAAAGTAATAGCTTCAAACAACAAGGAAATTAAAAGTATAGATGCCAACGAAGTTGTAGATGGTAAAAAAACATTTAAATTTTTAAATGATAATAGAAAGAATTTAGTTAAGATAACTAGATGTGATTATTTAAAAGACGGATGCTACTTATATTATATATATGTGGGTTATGGAAAATTAGAAAATGAAAACATTGTAGGTATAATGACAGGCATAATTTTTATAATTATTTTTTTCTTGATTATATGGAAGCGCATATCTTATATATCTGAAATAAAATCAACAGTTAGAAGTATTGCAAAAGGTAATTTATATGAAAGAGTACCATTAAAATATAAAAATGAACTCCGAGAACTATCAGAGGACATAAATTATATGACTTCAGAGATGGAAAAAGAAGATAAAAAGAGAAGTGAATTTCTTACTAATATATCTCATGATTTAAGAACTCCTTTAACTACCATACTTGGATATATAAATATGATTAAAAATGGTAAGTATGTATCAAAAGATGAACTAAATAGTTATGTGGATATAATGAATAAAAAAAGTTTATATTTAAAGAATATACTTGATGATTTCTTTCAATATTCAAAACTCTCGTCTAAAGATATTGTGCTTGAAAAACAAAAAATAGAGTTGAATGAATTAGCAAGGCAGATTGTTCAAGAAGAGGAAGATGAATTTATAAAAAATAACTTAACACTTTCTATTAATTTAATGCAGGAATTTATTTATATTTATGTGGACCCTAATTTATTTTTAAGAGCAGTAAATAACCTTTTAAGTAATGCATTAAAATATTCAAAACACAATACAAGTGTTGAATTTAATATAAGTAAAGAAAAATATAATAATAAATTTTATGCAATAATTTCAGCTTCTAATATACCTGAAGAACCAATTACTGATGATGAAATAGAAAATTTTTTTGAAAGGTTATATAAAAAGGATTTATCTAGACAAAAAGAAGGTAGTGGTTTAGGTTTATCAATTGTTAAAGACATTATTAAACTCCACAGTGGTTTTGTAAAAACATATAAAGAAAATAATAGATTATTTTTTAAAATATACATGGATATAAAATTTTAA
- the larA gene encoding nickel-dependent lactate racemase, with protein sequence MKNIELNYGRGMVNLSLDEKNIIEVIEGNEFKASKSEDEIILDALHNPIGSPRLKELVHAGETVCLIIPDITRAWQKTDKFLYQIVEELNNGGVKDKDITVISAAGSHREQTKEEHEKLLGKELAKRLSVINHDCFDKENLAYVGETTYGTPVWVNKKALECDHIVLAGGIVYHFLAGYGGGRKTVLPGISSYETIMHNHSLCLKPNLGEGKNPNSACSNLKGNPIHEDMMQAAAFLRPTFIFNVVVGHDGKIAAAVSGNYVEAFYEGCKIVDKIDGVTIKEKADLVIGTAGGFPKDINFYQTSKTIINVKEAVKEGGTMIILSQCSEGLGGNQDVKDMLLNYDNLLDREKELRREYSISKDIAYIFCEFASKYNVIFVSDLDPELLKKANITVVKTLDEALELTWSKKGKDLKTYVMTAAASTFPKMS encoded by the coding sequence ATGAAAAATATCGAATTAAATTATGGGAGAGGAATGGTTAATCTTTCCTTAGATGAAAAAAATATAATTGAGGTCATCGAAGGAAATGAATTTAAAGCTTCAAAATCAGAAGATGAAATAATTCTAGATGCATTACATAACCCTATTGGAAGTCCTAGACTTAAAGAACTAGTTCATGCTGGAGAAACTGTTTGTTTGATTATACCTGATATTACAAGAGCTTGGCAGAAAACCGACAAATTCTTATACCAAATTGTAGAAGAATTAAATAACGGTGGAGTAAAAGATAAAGACATAACTGTTATAAGTGCAGCAGGTTCTCACCGAGAACAAACTAAAGAGGAACATGAAAAACTGTTAGGAAAAGAACTAGCCAAAAGGCTATCTGTCATCAACCATGATTGCTTTGATAAGGAAAATTTAGCCTATGTTGGTGAGACTACATATGGTACCCCAGTATGGGTAAATAAAAAAGCTTTAGAATGTGACCATATAGTACTTGCAGGTGGTATTGTTTATCATTTCCTTGCAGGATATGGTGGAGGAAGAAAAACTGTTCTTCCCGGAATAAGTTCTTATGAAACTATAATGCATAATCATTCACTTTGTCTTAAACCAAACTTAGGTGAAGGTAAAAATCCAAATTCAGCTTGTTCAAACTTAAAAGGCAATCCAATTCATGAAGATATGATGCAAGCTGCAGCATTTTTAAGACCTACTTTTATATTTAATGTAGTTGTTGGACATGATGGAAAAATTGCTGCTGCAGTTAGCGGAAACTATGTAGAAGCTTTTTATGAAGGCTGCAAAATAGTGGATAAAATAGATGGAGTAACTATAAAGGAAAAAGCTGATCTTGTTATTGGTACAGCAGGAGGATTTCCTAAAGACATAAATTTCTACCAAACTAGTAAAACTATTATAAATGTAAAAGAGGCTGTAAAAGAAGGCGGCACAATGATTATTTTGAGCCAGTGTAGTGAAGGTCTTGGTGGAAATCAGGATGTTAAGGACATGCTTCTTAATTATGATAATTTATTGGATAGAGAAAAAGAATTGCGTAGAGAATATAGTATTTCAAAGGATATAGCTTATATTTTCTGCGAATTTGCTAGCAAGTATAATGTTATATTTGTATCTGATTTAGATCCTGAACTTCTAAAAAAAGCTAATATAACAGTAGTTAAAACTTTAGACGAAGCTCTAGAACTTACTTGGAGCAAAAAAGGCAAAGACTTAAAAACTTATGTTATGACTGCTGCTGCAAGTACATTTCCTAAAATGAGTTAG